The Porphyrobacter sp. LM 6 sequence CCCCTGATTGTGCCTGCTGCCGATAAGCCGCTTCTGCCTAGCCGATGCGGCTTGGCAAGAGACCTGTGCAATTTGCGCGAGCGGACAAGGCAGGACTTGGCATCATCGCTAGCTTGCGGCTCGGATGCCGCCGCGTCTACGATGCATGGCAAGCGGCAGAAAGGCTTCCCATGACGATTAGCGCATCGACCGGCCCGGGCCGCATTCCACTAGCCGATCCGCCGCACAGCTCCGCCAATCCGCCGCCCATCGCGCCCGAACTTGCCGCGCTGGACAAGAAGCTCGGCAAGCTGGTGGTCAACCGTTTCACCTACCGGCTGCTGCGGGTGGTGGGGCGCTTTCTGCGCCCGCCGTTCGATCCTTCGGGTGTCAGCCTGACGTGGGACGATGCGCGCGGGCAGCGGATGGCGATTGTCACGCCTGATGAGCGGAAGGGTGCAGGCGCGCTGATCCTGTTTCACGGTGGCGGCTTCGTGTTCGGACGGCCCGAGGATACCCTGCCCAAGGCCGCGCTGTTCGCCAAGGCGCTGGGCGTGCCGGTCATTTGTCCGGCCTACCGGTTGGCGCCGCAGAACCCGTTTCCTGCGGCACTCGATGATGGACACGCTGCATGGCACCGCGTGCTCGCCCGCGCCGATGCGCTGGGGATCGACCCGGCGAAGATCGTGGTCGGCGGTTACAGCGCGGGCGGAGGGCTGGCGGCCAATCTTGTGCACCGGTTGCATGATGAAGGCGGGCAGCAACCTGCCGCCCAGTTGCTGATCTATCCGATGCTCGATGATCGCACCGCGCAGCGCCGCGAGCTTGATGCGCCGCGCCACTCGATCTGGAGCAATGGCAACAACCGCTTCGCCTGGCCTGCCTATCTCGGCAACACGGCCGATCCGGCGGCGCTGACCTACGCGGTTGGCGCAAGGCGAGCCGATCTGTCCGGATTACCCCCGGCATGGGTCGGGGTGGGAACCTGCGATCTCTTTCTTGATGAAGTGCGGGCCTATGCGCGCCGTCTTGGCGAGGCGGGTGTGGCGGTCAGCTATGACGAGGTGGACGGCGGGATCCACGCTTTCGACATGGACGACAATCCGCTCGCGCACGCCTTCACCGCGTCGCAAATCGCCTTTATCCGGGGCTACGTCGAATAAGAGCAGCCCCGCGCGATCAGAGCGAGGCGGCGGCTTCCTTGATCGCGCGGCGGATGCTCATGTAGGTCGCGCAGCGGCACAGGTTGCCGCTCATCGCCTCATCGATCGCGGCATCATCGGGCGAAGGGTTGTCGCGCAGAAGCGCTGCCGCCGCCATAATCTGGCCCGATTGGCAATAGCCGCACTGGGGGACGTCATTGGCGATCCATGCCTCGCGAATGGCTTCCGCAGCATCGCCGGCCACGCCTTCGATGGTGGTGATCTCGGCGCCTTCGAGGGCGTCGTGCGGTGTGATGCAAGCTCGCGTCGGCTCGCCATCGACGTGCACCGTGCAAGCCCCGCACTGGGCGACACCGCAGCCGAATTTGGTGCCGGTCATCCCCAGATGATCGCGCAGCACCCAAAGCAGCGGGGTGCCCGGTGCGGCATCGACGTTCGTGGATTTCCCGTTGATTGTCAGGGTAATGGCCATGTTCGTCTCCTCGTCCTACGCGGTCTTTTTGGCAGGCAGTTTGAGCTTGCTGCCCTCCGGCCCGATCAGCGGAAGGCTGCGCAGGCGGTGCCCGGTCGCCGCGAAAATCGCATTGGCGAGCGCGGGGGCGGCGGGCGGGGTCGCAGGTTCGCCCACGCCGCCGGGGACCGCATTGGACGCGATGATTTCGACCTCGAACTCGCGCGGCGCCTCGTTCATCCGCAGCAGCCGCCAGCTGGGGAAGTTGTCCTGCACGATCGCCCCGTTCTTGGCGGTGATCGCGCCATAGAGCGCGTTCGACAATCCGTAGATCGTGCCGCCTTCCATCTGCGCGCGCACGTGGCGCGGATTGATCACGGTGCCGGCATCGACCGCCAGCCACACGCCGGGAATGCTGATCGTCCCGTCAGCACGCACTGCCACTTCGACGACCGTGGCGATATAGCTCAGGAATGAACGGTGAACCGCGATGCCGAGGCCGCGACCCTTGGGCAGTTTGCGGCCCCATCGGGCCATTGCAGCGGCCTTTTCCACCACCGTCCGCAAGCGCCCGGTGTCGATCGGGTATTCCTCGAGCGAGGCACCATAGTTGTCGTATTTCGCGCCCTCGGCATTGGGGTCGACCAGACGGGCTGCGCCGATCAGTTCGAGCAGATAGTCCTTCTGATCGCGGCCAGCGGCGTGGGCCAGTTCAGCCGCAAAGCTCTGCGCCGCAAACACGTGGTAGATATTGGAAACGGAACGCAGCCAGCCGATCCGCACGTGCCCCTTGGCATTGCCGGATTCGATCTGCAGGTTGGGCATGGCAAAGGGAAGGTCGGTCGCACCCAGACCCATCTCGCCATCGCTCGGCTCGGATACCGTATGGTCAAAGGTCGAGCTGATCGGCGGGAAGACCGTGCGGTGCAGCCACGCGGTGCATTTGCCGTTCTTGTCGAGCCCCGCCTCGCAATATTGCGCGCTGGCCGAATGGTAATAGCCGTGCTGGATGTCGTCCTCGCGCGTCCAGGTGACCTTGACCGGCTTGCCCACCTCGCGGGCGATCAACGCGGCCTCCAGAACGAAATCGGGCTTCGATTTGCGCCCGAAGGCACCGCCCAGCCAGGTGGGCGTGACCTTGATCTTGGTCTTGTCGATCCCGAGCGCCCCGGCGAGCGTATCGCGGGTGCTTTGCGGGTCTTGTACGCAGGCCCAGCATTCGAGCAGATCGCCGTTCCATTCGGCCGTGGCGCTCGGTGGCTCCATCGGCGACTGGTTGAGGTGGGGGGCATAATATTCCGCCGTGATCCGCTTGTCCGCCGCGGCCAGCGCCTTGCCGACATCGCCGCGCGAACGGCGCACCTTGCCGTTGCGCCGCGCGGTGGCCTGCATCTGCTTGGCGAAGACATCGGAATCGTAACCAGCATTGGGGCCATCGCGCCAGGTGATCTCCAGGGCGCGGCGCCCTTCGATCGCAGCCCAGGTATCACGCGCGACTACCGCCACGCCGCCGAGCGGCTGGAACAGGGCCGGGGGCGTGGGATCGGGCAGGCGCACCGTCTTGAGTACTCCGGGAACCGCGAGTGCCTTGGCATCATCTACACTGCCGATCTTGCCGAACAGCTGCGGCGGGCGGGCGACGACGGCATAGACCATGCCCGGACGCTTCACGTCGATCCCGTAAGTGCTGTCGCCCTTGACGATGCGCGGCACTGTCAGCGAGGGGATTTCCTCATTGATGTAGCGCCATTCCTTAGGGGTCTTGAGCTTGATGTCGGCTTCGGCCGGAATTTCGAGCTTGCCGGCCAGTTCCGCAAGATTGCCGTATGACAGCGTCTCGTCGTTCTGGGTGTTGCTGACGAGGCCGCCCTGCGCCGAGCACTGGTCAACCGGCAGTTTCCAGTAGAGCGCGGCTGCGGCGACCAGCATCTGCCGCATCGCTGCGCCGGCCACCCGCAGGCGATGGAAATTGAACCGCACCGAGCGCGAACCATCGGTGTTCTGGTCGCCATAGCGTTCGTGCCCTTCCGCCTGCACGATGCGGACCTTATCCCACTCGGCCTCGAGTTCGTCGGCAACGATCTGCGCCATCGAGGTCCAGACCTGTTGGCCCATTTCCGAGCGGTGACAGGTGATCTTGACCGTGCCGTCGCGCTCGATTTCGATCCAGAGGGCCGGGGTGGCGTCCCCGCCCTTCACGCCGGTGAGCGGGCTGGGGCCGGGATCCTTGAGCTTGAAGGCATCGGCATCGATCTCGGGCTCGACGTAGCTTGAACAGCCCGCCAGCGCGACGCCGAGCACGAACAGGCCCGTACCGCCGACAAAAGCGCGGCGGCTGAGATTGACGTAGGGGCTAGGCTCACCTGCTCCCCCGCGTGTCTTTCTTGCAGGAATGATACCGAGATCGCGGATCAGCATGAGCCTTGCTCCTTCAGCCGGACGCCCACCTCGCGTCCGGCCCGCAGACTGTGCGCCACACGAGATGCGCTGGCAACCATGCTGGGTCAAATACCCCAGCGCGAGTGGCCGAACAGGTCAGGGATGGACGCGAGGGATCTGGTTGATGGTGCCAGCATCGCAAGTGCACAGGCCTTGGCATGGCTGTGAACCCAAAATGGCACATGGGCTCATGGAGTGCCAGAAAATCAAGTAAATACAGCATTGACCCGCCATGGAGCGAGCGATACTTTGGCCCTTTGGGGATCCAGGGTCGACTGCATCCCGGTGTTGAATGGCTCTGCCCGGCAGGTGCCACCTTGGGGATGTTAGAATGAGTGGTCTGCTAATAGCGACGGCTGGCAACGAAGACTGGACGCTGAGCGCGGACGGTACGCTGATCTTCGTTGC is a genomic window containing:
- a CDS encoding alpha/beta hydrolase; the encoded protein is MTISASTGPGRIPLADPPHSSANPPPIAPELAALDKKLGKLVVNRFTYRLLRVVGRFLRPPFDPSGVSLTWDDARGQRMAIVTPDERKGAGALILFHGGGFVFGRPEDTLPKAALFAKALGVPVICPAYRLAPQNPFPAALDDGHAAWHRVLARADALGIDPAKIVVGGYSAGGGLAANLVHRLHDEGGQQPAAQLLIYPMLDDRTAQRRELDAPRHSIWSNGNNRFAWPAYLGNTADPAALTYAVGARRADLSGLPPAWVGVGTCDLFLDEVRAYARRLGEAGVAVSYDEVDGGIHAFDMDDNPLAHAFTASQIAFIRGYVE
- a CDS encoding (2Fe-2S)-binding protein; translated protein: MAITLTINGKSTNVDAAPGTPLLWVLRDHLGMTGTKFGCGVAQCGACTVHVDGEPTRACITPHDALEGAEITTIEGVAGDAAEAIREAWIANDVPQCGYCQSGQIMAAAALLRDNPSPDDAAIDEAMSGNLCRCATYMSIRRAIKEAAASL
- a CDS encoding xanthine dehydrogenase family protein molybdopterin-binding subunit — its product is MLIRDLGIIPARKTRGGAGEPSPYVNLSRRAFVGGTGLFVLGVALAGCSSYVEPEIDADAFKLKDPGPSPLTGVKGGDATPALWIEIERDGTVKITCHRSEMGQQVWTSMAQIVADELEAEWDKVRIVQAEGHERYGDQNTDGSRSVRFNFHRLRVAGAAMRQMLVAAAALYWKLPVDQCSAQGGLVSNTQNDETLSYGNLAELAGKLEIPAEADIKLKTPKEWRYINEEIPSLTVPRIVKGDSTYGIDVKRPGMVYAVVARPPQLFGKIGSVDDAKALAVPGVLKTVRLPDPTPPALFQPLGGVAVVARDTWAAIEGRRALEITWRDGPNAGYDSDVFAKQMQATARRNGKVRRSRGDVGKALAAADKRITAEYYAPHLNQSPMEPPSATAEWNGDLLECWACVQDPQSTRDTLAGALGIDKTKIKVTPTWLGGAFGRKSKPDFVLEAALIAREVGKPVKVTWTREDDIQHGYYHSASAQYCEAGLDKNGKCTAWLHRTVFPPISSTFDHTVSEPSDGEMGLGATDLPFAMPNLQIESGNAKGHVRIGWLRSVSNIYHVFAAQSFAAELAHAAGRDQKDYLLELIGAARLVDPNAEGAKYDNYGASLEEYPIDTGRLRTVVEKAAAMARWGRKLPKGRGLGIAVHRSFLSYIATVVEVAVRADGTISIPGVWLAVDAGTVINPRHVRAQMEGGTIYGLSNALYGAITAKNGAIVQDNFPSWRLLRMNEAPREFEVEIIASNAVPGGVGEPATPPAAPALANAIFAATGHRLRSLPLIGPEGSKLKLPAKKTA